In Nomascus leucogenys isolate Asia chromosome 3, Asia_NLE_v1, whole genome shotgun sequence, the genomic window AGCACCAGGTGTCTAACAAATATTAGAAACCCCAAACTGCTTCAGAAACGTAACTCAAGAAATCACCACAGAAAGGCAGGAGTGGGAAATGCTTCCCAGGGCCAGGGTCCCAGATTGAATTAAGAAGAGAGGGTCCCGGGTATTTTGGAGGTGGCTGAAGCAAAGGGGTGAGGACTGCTACTTATGGTGCCAAACATCCTGCAGGTAGAGCAGACACCACCAGGAGCTTCCTGACAAAGACAAATGCCACCCTGGGTCCTCAAAACAGATCCTTTGTAAATAAGTCCCAGTGGGCCATCAGTGTGGAGGCTGACAAAACTTCCGGTGAGCAAAGACTCCGGCTGCTGCCCTGGCTGTCCAGAGGGAGAAGCCGGCTCCTGCTGCCCAAGACCAGCACTCCCGGGTCCTACAAGCTCTCAGCACCGAATGGCCCTGGGAGGCTCACTGCCTGAGACTGGTGGTGCTCGGGCAGCCCCTGAGCTAGCTCTGTACTTGCTCATTTGTAAGGAGGAAGAGGTTAGTGCTGTCAAGATAGAAGCTGGTGGACTGGCTGTCAGGGTCTCTTGCGGACTGGTCATCCCCTCCTGTGTTGTCCCTCCCACATGCTTGGTGGGGATCAACCCCTCAGAGAAGGACAAGTCTGTGTTCACTAAAGGGGCAGTGCTATCAGGTCTGCCACTATTCCATGACCTCAGGGAGCGTTAGTCCACTGGCCGATGGCAACTCCGGCCCCAGGAGTCTTTTCTCTCTCCAATGAGACTGGGCCTGGAGGGTCCCAGGGCGCTGGGAGCAGGGGCCCTTCAAAGCAGCCTGGGGCTAAGAAGAGATCAAGGTCCTCCCAGAAGAATGGAGGGGAGATCGAAGGCGAGCAGAGTAGCTGCCTCCACTCCTGAGACCCCAGGACTCTCTCTGCAGTGTCTGGCCTGGCATCAGCCAAAGGGATTTGCAGGAGTGGAGCTGGCCCTACATCCCAAATAGGCTGAACAGGAACCATGGCCCCTCCTCTTCTGGAAGTTGGAGGAAGAGTGGGAATGCAGTTTGTACTGCTCTAAATAAGAACCGGTTCCACTCCCAGCTCAACCCTCCTCCGCTGTTAGACTCATGGTGAGAGGGCCCCCTCTAGGAGTCTTTAGTCCCGGGAGTTAAACAACATTGCCCTACATCTTCTAAGAGTAGTCCCAGCCCAAGCGCTAAGGATGCACCCTCCAAGGAAGAGCCTCTCAGGTCTGAGTCATGAAAAGCTCTGCAACTGTGGCGGCAAATATTCCCTTGAAGGACACTGAACCATGCAGAGACATGTGCTGTGACAGCCAATGTATGTCTTTGTGGCAGAATGCACTCATGCCACTCTTATAAACCTGTGTACACATGGCCAGCTGTCTGGTACATATACAGTTTATGTGTGAACACATGAGATTGTGTGTGGAGCTCCCACATTTACATGTCCTGGTATCTATGTGCTCTCAGTCATTCACATGTACATTCTGTTCCTGAATCTGTGGGGATTCTGTGGCTGGAATATTGGTCCAGTGTGCAATCAGGAATGGCTGTGCTCAGGGGGACAATGAACACGTGCACACTTGCCCTTCAATGTGCTGGCACTGTGAAGGTCAAGGACTGCTTGTTACTGCTCCCATGCAGGAAATACTCAGAATGCTCAGCCTGACACCTCCAGCCTGTCCCCTTCAACCCTGGTGTGGAACACAACCACCAGAGGACAGAGCTTCCTCCGCCCCGAGGCTCCCCTGGGCTCCCAGGGTTCTCTCACACGGAAGGCCCTCGCTGGCCCTGTCAGAGctctctgcctgcctcacctGCAACACCATTTGGACCCCAGCACCCCCTTATCTAGGGTCCCAGGACACGGAGCGGGGAGCCTGCCTTCCCCTGGGACAACAGGATGTAAAATAGCAGAGTCTAGACGCTGCCAGCTGTTTCCCTCCTCGATTTCCTATTCTCCTGGGGAAAGCTGAGGTGAGCTCAGGACAGCGCAGCTAAGagttctctccttctctccctaaCAGGCTCCTGCGATGGCAGGGGTTCCCAGAGGGTACCCATGCTTGCCCAGCTCCATCTGCCCTCCTGAGAACAGCAGCCAGCGTGAGGACGGAGGTGGGGGCAGATTCAGCCCCAGGAGCCTTGGGGCACACTCCTTCTGCAGGAGCCTCTAGGCACCAAGTCAGGCAGACACTGGACAGTGCTCTCTGGGGAGGTTAGGAAGAGCCCCCCCCACTCCACCTCTCAGGGCCCACCACAGGGAAGGACGCAGCCCGAGTCCATcagaattcacacacacacatacacagtcgTGAGACAGAGGCAGCACCACACACCCGAGAAGGGAAAGACTCAGAGAAGCGACACACTTGGGTCTGAAGAGCTCTTAAGGAGCTCCCTAAGCATCGAGGCCGCCCTCTCGGCCAGAATCAAACACTTTGAAGGTCTTCAACAGGGAACAAAGACCACGGACTTCCCAAGTGCCATTTAAAGTGAAAGCTACAAACACAGAAAATGAGCATGAAGAAGCCCAACAGAGTTCTGTCTGTGATTTCTTCCCTGATGCTTCAAAAAACGATGTAGATGGGCTCACCCACATTTTTTGTGGCCCTGGTTTGCTGATACCCTAAGCACCTCCTTAAGCCCCATAGCTGGGCCGCTCTCCCCACCCTAGTGTTCTCAGACCCCCTGGGGCTGGGGACCTCCCACTCCCGCCGAGATCCCGCGCGGCTGTTCCCAGAGCCCTAGCGGGGCTCGGCTCACCTGGGGTGCAGGTCCACGAGCAGCACGAGCGTCTGCATGGTGATCACGTCGATGCGCTTGCAATGGAAGCGGGCCACCTTGAGCACCTTGAGGTACGTGCAGCAGAGCACGACGAAGGAGAGCAGGAAGCTGAGAGCGTGGAAGGCGCCAGTGAAGACCGCGAAGCGCAGGCGCTCGTCCGGCCGCCGGCTGCACAGAGTGCACGAGGCGTACAGCTGGTGGAAGCCGAGCCAGGACAGGGCCAGCGCGGCGGCTGGGAAGGTGAGCGCGTGCAGCCACGTGTAGGCCACCATGAGCGCCGCGTCGCGGAGGCGCATCTTGGCCCGGTAGCTCAGCGGGAAGACCACGGCCACCCATCGGTCGATGCTGAGCGCGGCCATGCTGAGCATGGAGTTGGCAGCCAGGAAGGTGTCGAGGAAGGCAGCCAGGCGGCACAGGCGGTCGCCTGCCGGCTGCCGCTGCGCCACGACGCCGGCCAGCGTGAGCGGCATGTTGACCACGGTGCACAGCAGGTTCCCGCACGTGAGGTTCAGGGTGAAGAGCGCCGGCGCCTGGCGGCGGATGTCCGCGCTGTGCAGCAGGCAGAGCAGCACTAGCGCGTTGGACAGCAGCGAGACGCCCATCGTGCCCACCAGTAGCCCCGCCAGGCCCGCGTCCCACGAGTTCATGGTGCGCGCCCCGCGCCGGCGCTCAGGGTCCGTAACCCGGCGCCGCCATGGCGCAGCCCGCGGCCGGCTCAGCCCCTcggcgccgccgccgcccggcGACCCCCAGCCCCAGCCGCCATGGCTCCCCGGAGGGCGCGCGGCCACCCCGGAGCCTCGGGCAGCCTCCCGGGCAGGCGTCTGGGCGCGCAGCCACCCCGGAGCCCCACGCCGCCTCACGGGCAGGCACCTGGCGCGCGGCAGTGAACCCCGGCCGTCCGCAGCACCTCTGGAGCCAGCGACTGAGCGTGCGGTCGAACCCGAAGCCGTTAGCGCCCCGGGATCCTGGGTTGCAGGCACCTGCGCCCCCGCTCCgcctctgcctctgcttcctcccgCTCTCACCCCATGCCCGCGAGCTCTGTCTCTGCTCCGCTCCGCGCACCCTCCcgctctcttgctttctctcttcctccctctctgctctctggctcgctctctctctctgctctcccctccacctctctctctctccccgccccCCGCGCTGTTCTCTCCGTCTGTCTCTCCCACCCCCAATTTTCTCCCCCCTCTTgttcttccccctcctcttctctctgtctctggaaTCTGGCTGCTTCTATCACAGAAATCCCCACtggtgcacacacagacacactcgcgcgcgcacacacacacacactcacacttacAGGCTCGGAGGGAACCAGCCCTGAAGGCTCCGGTGCAGGGTGATTGGCTCACTGTGGCTCCCTTCCCCCATCATCCTCCATCCCCCCGTGTGTGTCAAAGACAGCCTGAGTCAAGGAAATCTCTCTGAGAAAAGGAAGGGATGCCTGGACACCTTCACGCCCCAGTGCCACCTGTCCCCGCCTGCATGCCATCCTGGCAGACCTTGACATGAGTGTCCCAGCCTGCCTGTCCCAGAACAGCTGCTACATGACTGAGGTTACTCGATTCTCAGTGCCTTCTTTCCCTCGCCCTACAGCCAGAGCTTCGGCTGCATCCTAAGCCTGCTGCAGGGACCCCGAGGCTCTCTGTAACATCCCTTGGGCATCTCTCCAGCTGGGAGAGGGCTTTATCTGACCCTGACTGCTCCCACCTGGGCAGGCCAGGCTGTCCACAACCAGCCTAGACAGCAGCCCTGTTGTGGTGGATACTTTGCTGTCCTGCTCCAAGTTCCAGCAGCTGCCTCCTGCAGTCCTGAAGCCACACACCCATCTGCCCTGAGACTGGTGAGGCAGCACATTCTAGTTTATGAGGGACCTGCCTGACATAAGGTGCCAGAACTCTTCAGAAAATGGGGAGGGTGCCAGCTGGCAGGCATGGTCCAGGCCACAGAGACCCTGGACACAggtgacctctgcctcccctcaGTAAAGTGTGCAGGGACTGTGGCCCTTCTGTTCTCAACCAAGACTctgtggggaaggggtggggatggACAGACAGGGGCAGCTCTCAGAGCCCCTGCAGCCccccttcaactctgtgagaagctGCCCTGCTGTGGCCCCCTGCGCCATGTCAGCAACCTCAGGTCCCTGTCCTGGACATAGCCCTATCCCGGAGCCTCCTGGTGTGGCCAGTGGTGACTGGACATTCCTGGGCCT contains:
- the GPR26 gene encoding G-protein coupled receptor 26; the encoded protein is MNSWDAGLAGLLVGTMGVSLLSNALVLLCLLHSADIRRQAPALFTLNLTCGNLLCTVVNMPLTLAGVVAQRQPAGDRLCRLAAFLDTFLAANSMLSMAALSIDRWVAVVFPLSYRAKMRLRDAALMVAYTWLHALTFPAAALALSWLGFHQLYASCTLCSRRPDERLRFAVFTGAFHALSFLLSFVVLCCTYLKVLKVARFHCKRIDVITMQTLVLLVDLHPSVRERCLEEQKRRRQRATKKISTFIGTFLVCFAPYVITRLVELFSTVPIGSHWGVLSKCLAYSKAASDPFVYSLLRHQYRKSCKEILNRLLHRRSIHSSGLTGDSHSQNILPVSE